The window GAAATGGAAGTAAAAAGGGTAATTCAATCAGGAGTACCGTTGCCCGGCAATGAACAATATGAAAAACGATTGGAAGCCTGTAACAACTGCAAACATTTAACGGACGGAATCACTTGTATGATTTGTGGATGTATGGTAAAAGCAAGAGCTATGAACGCTTTGCGTATTTGTCCCCACCCTTCCGGAAGTAAGTGGTAATGTTTTAAATCTCATAGTTACCGTTATAAAAGAGAGGAAATTTACATGAAAATTCAGAATCCTATTATATGGGCAGATATGCCGGACCCTGATATTATACGTGAAGGCGACACTTATTATATGGTATCTACAACAATGTTTGTAATGCCGGGGGCTCCGATTTTAAAATCAAAGGATTTATGTCATTGGGAGTTGGTATCCTATGTTTTCAATACAATTGAAGATAATGACATATATCAGCTGAAAAATGGAAGAAACGCATATGGCAAGGGGCAATGGGCAACCAGTTTGAAATTCTATAATGGTCTTTATTATGCATGCTTTGTGTGCCATGATATGCAAAAGACATATATCTATTATACTGACAATATTGAGAAAAGCGGATGGAATCGTTATGTTATTAACGATGTTTTTCATGATATGTCTTTTTTATTTGATAACGGAAGGTCGTATTTGGTGTATGGCAACGGGGAGATTAAAATAGTTGAGCTAAAAGACGATTTATCAGGAGTAAAAGCCGGAGGAGTCAACCAACGTCTTTTTAGTACTCCTGCTGAAAATATAATGCTGCGTTGTGAGGGCTGCAGAGCATATAAAATTTACGGCTACTATTATTTGCTTTTCATTGAATGGCCCTATGACGGCAATGGCAGGAGACGTGTTGTGTGTTACAGAGCAAAAGAGTTGTTGGGAGAGTACGAGAGAAAAATACTCCTTGATGATGATATGGAGTACCATAATC of the Ruminiclostridium papyrosolvens DSM 2782 genome contains:
- a CDS encoding DUF6171 family protein, with the protein product MKDNCIKCHRNIHITDNDIEMEVKRVIQSGVPLPGNEQYEKRLEACNNCKHLTDGITCMICGCMVKARAMNALRICPHPSGSKW